A DNA window from Oscarella lobularis chromosome 8, ooOscLobu1.1, whole genome shotgun sequence contains the following coding sequences:
- the LOC136190755 gene encoding zinc transporter ZIP1-like: MEILKLKILALFVLFAVTVLFGLLPYALLRQSNASKSTRRRSKWREITLSFCSCFAGGVFLGTCLLSLIPEIRNILAELSNHYGIDSDYPNAELLVGVGFFCILVVEQTILTYRATKIDENAPNGSRTTTTTTTTRIDVRQLAPRLPPVSGESAASIESDDDDDGDDDDENNRLSSRRQRRKRRRQSPKNSKKINLGGHAPARQSFNLRALVLLVALSVHSLFEGMALGLQEDARLVLQILYALLIHKSALAFSLGSSLALSGMRVGRVVASCVGFGLMSPAGIGIGIGVMETSSYYTGHLVSGLMQGLAAGTFLYVTVFEIMAPEFNVGKDGNRLWKVLFISLGFASIAFLDLFHVHGLTDIDLTTAANLSAVH; encoded by the exons ATGGAGATCCTGAAACTGAAGATTCTAGCtcttttcgttctcttcgcCGTCACCGTTCTCTTTGGACTACTTCCCTACGCACTTCTACGCCAATCGAACGCGTCGaagtcgactcgacgacgctcgaaatGGCGCGAGATCACCCTGAGCTTCTGCAGTTGCTTCGCAGGCGGCGTATTCCTCGGCACGTGCCTCCTCAGCCTCATACCCGAAATTCGCAACATCCTCGCCGAACTCTCGAACCACTACGGCATCGATTCGGACTATCCCAACGCCGAGTtgctcgtcggcgtcggcttCTTCTgcattctcgtcgtcgaacaaACGATTTTGACCTATCGCgcaacgaaaatcgacgaaaatgcGCCGAACGGCagccgaacgacgacgacaacaacaacaacgcGAATCGACGTTCGTCAATTGGCTCCGCGACTTCCGCCTGTCAGCGGCgaatcggcggcgtcgatcgagtcagacgatgacgacgatggcgacgacgacgacgaaaacaatcgtttgtcgtcgcgtcgtcaacgacgaaaacgacgacgtcaatcgccgaaaaattcgaaaaaaattaatttaggtggccacgcccccgcacGACAAAGTTTCAATCTGAGAGCGCTGGTGCTTCTCGTCGCACTCTCCGTTCACTCGCTCTTCGAAGGCATGGCGCTCGGTCTTCAGGAAGACGCGCGTCTCGTTCTTCAGATTCTCTACGCGCTTCTCATTCACAAGTCGGCGCTCGCCTTCTCGCTCGGCTCGAGTTTGGCTCTTTCGGGCATGAGAGtcggtcgcgtcgtcgcgtcgtgcGTCGGCTTTGGGCTCATGAGTCCGGCTGGGATAGGGATTGGCATTGGCGTCATGGAAACGAGTTCGTACTACACCGGTCATTTGGTCAGTGGTTTGATGCAGGGTCTTGCCGCCGGAACGTTTCTCTATGTGACCGTTTTCGAAATAATGGCGCCTGAATTTAACGTGGGAAAAGATGGCAATCGACTTTGGAAG GTTCTGTTTATTTCTCTCGGCTTTGCTTCTATTGCGTTTCTTGACCTTTTTCATGTGCATGGTTTGACTGATATCGACTTGACAACGGCAGCGAATCTATCTGCAGTTCATTGA
- the LOC136190756 gene encoding delta-aminolevulinic acid dehydratase-like, producing the protein MSGLHSGYSHPVLRRWQTTKTLLSTEQLIYPIFVTDDPDSVEEIGSLPDQSRYGVNRLEEFVGPLVSKGLKSVLIFGVPSKIEKDDRGSGADAANTPAIEAIRKLRSAFPDLLIACDVCLCPYTSHGHCGILYPDGTINNEASIKRLAEVSLAYAKAGCQVIAPSDMMDGRVAAIKDILHQNGLGGKVSVLSYSAKFASSFYGPFRDAAKSAPAFGDRRCYQLPPGSSGLAMRAVERDVKEGADMVMVKPGMPYLDICRQTKDKFPNIPLAIYQVSGEYAMLHHGDSAGAFNLKTIVLETLEGMRRAGVDIIITYFTPKLLDWLKE; encoded by the exons ATGTCAGGTCTTCACTCTGGTTACAGCCATCCCGTTTTGAGACGCTGGCAAACGACAAAAACTCTTCTATCCACTGAGCAGCTTATCTATCCTATCTTCGTGAC AGATGACCCCGATTCTGTGGAGGAAATAGGCAGCTTGCCCGATCAGTCAAG ATACGGAGTGAATAGACTAGAGGAATTCGTTGGCCCACTCGTCTCCAAAGGCTTGAAATCCGTTCTCATCTTCGGAGTTCcgtcaaaaattgaaaaa GATGATCGAGGCAGTGGGGCTGATGCAGCCAATACACCGGCAATCGAGGCAATCAGGAAGCTTCGTTCGGCATTTCCCGATCTTTTGATTGCTTGTGACGTCTGTCTTTGCCCCTATACGTCGCATGGACATTGTG GAATTCTCTATCCCGACGGGACGATTAACAATGAGGCAAGCATCAAACGTCTGGCTGAAGTTTCTTTAGCTTACGCTAAAGCGG GCTGTCAGGTCATTGCGCCGTCCGATATGATGGACGGTCGAGTGGCGGCAATTAAGGACATTTTGCACCAAAACGGACTTGGCGGCAAA GTTAGCGTGTTGAGTTACAGTGCAAAGTTTGCGTCGAGTTTCTATGGACCGTTTAG AGACGCAGCTAAATCGGCGCCAGCGTTTGGAGATCGTCGTTGCTATCAGCTTCCTCCTGGGTCCAGTGGCTTAGCCATGCGCGCTGTG GAAAGAGATGTCAAGGAAGGGGCAGACATGGTTATGGTGAAGCCTGGTATGCCCTACTTGGACATTTGCAGGCAGACGAAGGACAAG TTTCCCAACATTCCTTTGGCCATTTATCAGGTATCTGGTGAATACGCTATGCTGCATCATGGAGATAGCGCTGGAGCGTTTAATTTGAAGACAATCGTCTTGGAAACACTCGAAGGAATGAGGAGAGCAG GTGTTGATATTATCATTACATATTTTACACCAAAACTACTCGATTGGCTCAAAGAATAA
- the LOC136190757 gene encoding UDP-N-acetylglucosamine transferase subunit ALG14-like, which translates to MFLLLCLAVLLLLLLRLAWIFYRLGKSSKRSSRCRLLAVVGSGGHTMEMLRLLSELGDRYSPRDYVLAETDKRSEVKIVALESERKRGEKVDYGIHRIPRSREVRQSWLSSVATTMTSTLYCFPLLWRLKPDLVLCNGPGTCVPICLVAFFYKVIGLTDVKIIYVESFCRVTSLSLSGKILYIFADSVLVQWPELKNLYPRTIYKGRMI; encoded by the exons ATGTTCCTACTTCTCTGTCTCGCCGTCCTGTTGCTATTGCTTCTGCGACTCGCTTGGATTTTTTATCGTCTTGgcaagtcgtcgaagcgctcgaGTCGATGCAGACTACTCGCGGTAGTCGGTTCGGGCGGGCATACGATGGAAATGCTTCGTCTCCTGTCCGAACTCGGCGATCGCTACTCGCCGAGAGACTACGTTCTCGCCGAGACGGACAAGAGAAGCGAAGTGAAGATCGTCGCCTtggaaagcgaacgaaaacgaggcgAAAAAGTCGACTACGGAATCCATCGAATACCACGATCGAGAGAAGTCCGACAATCGTGGTTGAGCAGCGTTGcaacaacgatgacgtcgactctCTATTGTTTTCCTCTCCTATGGAGACTCAAACCTGATTTG GTTCTTTGTAATGGGCCTGGAACGTGTGTGCCTATTTGTCTTGTGGCTTTCTTCTAcaag GTGATTGGTTTGACAGATGTTAAGATCATCTATGTAGAGAGTTTCTGTCGAGTCACAAGCCTATCATTGTCAGGCAAAATTCTCTATATTTTCGCTGATTCTGTACTGGTACAGTGGCCTGAGCTGAAAAACCTCTACCCGAGGACAATATACAAAGGAAGAATGATTTAG
- the LOC136190758 gene encoding nuclear nucleic acid-binding protein C1D-like, translating into MDDEALPEELEEPCEEFHTSLLEMDKTLKTIQNVPLEALEEKLDKIDQAKMKLAMSFTLNSLYWAYKVVNGVSPKEGVVVGELARVKAAMDRMKKIEGTPTPDRRVDARAAKRFVRNALWEPKEEEEKKEEEGEEEEGDSEANADEVKRDKKMRKRKRDSDARKKKMTTKKKKKKT; encoded by the coding sequence AtggacgacgaagcgttGCCTGAAGAACTCGAGGAGCCGTGCGAGGAGTTTCACACGTCGCTGCTGGAAATGGACAAAACGTTGAAGACAATTCAGAACGTTCCGCTTGAAGCTCTCGAGGAAAAATTggacaaaatagatcaagCCAAGATGAAATTGGCCATGTCTTTTACGTTGAACTCGCTCTATTGGGCCTATAAGGTCGTAAACGGCGTCTCGCCGAAGGAGGGAGTAGTTGTCGGCGAATTGGCGAGAGTCAAAGCCGCTATGGATCggatgaagaaaattgaaggAACGCCCACGCCGGATAGGCGTGTCGACGCGAGAGCGGCGAAGCGATTTGTGAGAAATGCACTTTGGGAAcccaaggaggaggaggagaagaaagaagaggagggggaggaggaggaaggagaCTCAGAAGCAAATGCTGACGAGGTCAAAAGGGATAAGAagatgaggaagagaaaacggGATTCTGacgcaagaaagaaaaagatgacgacgaagaagaagaagaagaagacttaG
- the LOC136190753 gene encoding probable ubiquitin-conjugating enzyme protein 17, with the protein MAAEQLTSEFDAWSASLPDEQRNVIVLIDVETAQENISVKLLLDGEHDFALLCPSDYPTHSDNLLVESSTMGIWCNTVNEYLLDASSPLTLAQALTKGLHLYGSKQTADDDDYDDDDEEEMDYIDGEAEDDDDDDEHVGMFADDDAFTTDWELEIARKKKRWMKKEESLRKGDNDTLGQGTMKPTGEEAKQASQIFTSTAASGVLTNDLVRIIETEKELGFSAEPIDDNIYQWCVKMTNFSSSSQLGKDLSQVKTKFGYEFIEFELNFAMDLYPFYPPLVKVIRPRLQGAMMQRVTNMEILKLSFWNPTKDMCSVLKEVKAFMEQWARLEVDSPRNDPVSYTEGAYIDIEHHLLRLAMVSEINPRANLQFVMEVSKAPQVKMRTPDKEGDSKQRPQYWAKGVGYGHQNRAGWDIKAYLAAQKEQDKQIEIVLEKILHDVAQTYGIPFKGVKQSSDSLSCDASVQKSVLTIVEGSALIPCLEHYLNIESFLEIGRHSSLYMAVLDMVKLLASHPSLIPLLCPLEGQKESLYHLLQSLERKAASILKHLHGAASCSTEEERVAQNIVDLFSIVDAAVKTHAAPIMRKAELSRAAAEKSLINKPMTLEERYRSYVRPLQFGSATIKKHHYATETRSGFPPPPAQIFRIAQELSSLSSSLPLTCSTSVFVRTDDDQINLMKALITGPEDTPYSNGCFEFDIFFPASYPKGPPKVNLQTTGSGAVRFNPNLYNCGKVCLSLLGTWEGQQGEKWNETSTVLQVLVSIQSLILVSEPYFNEPGYEREIGTKEGDLHNQEYNAEVRANNIRHAMITQLKDPSPGFEEAIRTHFYLKKDQILKECDQWLADARKSSGRVYYSPVHERSMERAVADLRTELAKLKSPASIK; encoded by the exons ATGGCCGCCGAGCAATTGACGTCCGAATTCGACGCGTGGAGCGCTTCCCTGCCGGACGAACAACgcaacgtcatcgtcctTATCGAC GTTGAAACGGCGCAAGAAAACATTTCCGTCAAACTCCTACTCGACGGCGAACACGACTTCGCTCTCCTATGTCCCTCAG ATTATCCGACTCACAGCGATAATCTTctcgtcgagtcgtcgacgatgggAATCTGGTGCAACACTGTCAACGAG TATCTACTCGAtgcctcgtcgccgttgacTCTGGCTCAGGCTCTCACTAA GGGACTTCATTTGTATGGGTCCAAGCAGACtgctgatgacgacgactatgacgacgacgacgaagag GAAATGGATTATATTGACGGTGAGgctgaagatgatgatgacgacgacgagcac gttggAATGTTTGCCGATGACGATGCATTTACCACGGATTGGGAGCTGGAAATTGCGAGGAAAAAA AAACGTtggatgaagaaagaagaatcgCTTCGAAAGGGTGACAACGACACTTTGGGACAGGGAACAATGAAGC CGACGGGCGAAGAAGCCAAACAAGCAAGTCAAATATTTACGTCGACTGCAGCATCAGGCGTCCTAACAAATGACTTGGTTAGAATTATTGAAACGGAAAAG GAACTTGGTTTTTCTGCTGAACCCATTGACGATAATATTTACCAGTGGTGCGTCAAAATGACGAATTTCAGTTCCTCCTC GCAGCTGGGAAAGGATTTATCTCAAGTGAAGACAAAATTTGGCTATGAATTTATTGAATTTGAACTCAATTTCGCTATGGATTTGTACCCTTTTTATCCGCCGCTAGTCAAAGTGATTCGGCCTCGACTACAG GGTGCAATGATGCAAAGAGTGACCAACATGGAAATTTTAAAACTGTCGTTCTG GAATCCGACGAAAGACATGTGCAGTGTTCTGAAAGAAGTGAAGGCGTTCATGGAACAGTGGGCGAG aCTTGAAGTGGACAGCCCTCGCAACGATCCGGTTTCGTATACAGAGGGAGCGTACATTGACATAGAGCATCATCTTCTTAGATTAGCCATG GTTAGCGAAATAAATCCTCGTGCAAATCTGCAGTTCGTCATGGAAGTGTCCAAGGCGCCTCAAGTCAAAATGAGAACGCCTGATAAGGAGGGCGACTCCAAGCAGAGGCCGCAGTATTGGGCGAAAGGAGTCGGCTATGGACATCAAAATCGAGCTG gctGGGACATAAAGGCTTATTTGGCAGCTCAGAAGGAACAGGACAAGCAG attgaaaTCGTTCTGGAGAAAATTCTTCACGATGTGGCTCAAACGTATGGAATTCCTTTCAAAGGAGTCAAGCAGAGCAGCGACTCGTTGTCTTGCGACGCCAGCGTGCAGAAGAGCGTTTTGACAATAGTGGAGGGCTCCGCATTGATTCCGTGTCTAGAG CATTATTTGAATATTGAATCCTTTCTCGAAATTGGACGTCATAGTTCG TTGTACATGGCCGTTCTGGATATGGTCAAACTTCTCG CTTCTCACCCTTCTCTCATTCCTCTTCTGTGTCCGTTGGAGGGGCAAAAGGAGTCCTTGTATCATTTGCTTCAGTCTCTAGAGAGAAAG GCGGCGTCTATACTGAAGCACCTTCACGGAGCAGCGAGCTGTTcaacagaagaagaacgagtTGCCCA gaACATAGTCGATTTATTCAGCATTGTTGATG CCGCTGTCAAGACCCACGCAGCTCCCATCATGAGAAAAGCGGAACTAAGTCGGGCCGCAGCCGAAAAGTCGCTTATAAACAAACCC ATGACGCTCGAAGAACGCTATCGGTCGTACGTGAGACCCCTGCAGTTTGGTAGCGCAACGATAAAGA aacaTCACTACGCGACTGAAACTCGCTCGGGCTTTCCTCCGCCTCCAGCGCAG ATATTCCGTATTGCTCAGGAACTCTCGTCTTTGTCCTCGTCTTTGCCCCTCACCTGCTCGACTTCCGTTTTCGTTCGAACT GACGATgatcaaattaatttaatgAAGGCCTTGATAACAGG GCCCGAAGATACTCCCTACAGTAACGGTTGCTTCGAATTCGATATCTTCTTTCCGGCGTCTTATCCCAAGGGTCCTCCTAAAGTTAACTTGCAG ACTACGGGGAGCGGAGCGGTACGGTTTAATCCCAATTTGTACAA TTGTGGGAAAGTTTGCCTGTCTCTATTGGGCACGTGGGAAGGCCAGCAAG GCGAAAAGTGGAACGAAACTTCGACTGTCCTTCAA GTTCTAGTGTCCATACAGTCGTTAATTCTCGTGTCCGAGCCCTATTTCAACGAGCCCGGCTACGAACGAGAAATCGGAACGAAAGAGGGCGATCTTCACAATCAGGAATACAACGCCGAAGTGCGCGCGAACAACATTCGACACGCAATGATAACTCAACTGAAGGACCCCTCTCCCGGATTCGAAGAGGCAATAAGGACGCACTTCTATTTGAAAAAGGATCAGATTTTGAAG GAATGTGATCAGTGGCTTGCGGACGCGCGTAAGAGTAGCGGTCGCGTTTACTACAGTCCGGTGCACGAGAGAAGCATGGAAAGAGCAGTAGCCGATCTGCGTACGGAATTGGCTAAATTGAAGTCGCCGGCGAGTATAAAGTGA